Proteins encoded by one window of Xanthomonas sp. DAR 80977:
- a CDS encoding cellulose synthase subunit BcsC-related outer membrane protein translates to MFRMNLKPLYLAGMIDLCLLAGNAHAQAGNATQQLVSQGNYWHDQGRDDLAADTWRKLLRVDPNQPDALLGLAQIDLAQGRQGEARKRLQQLQKVHPQAPQTQRLSQAIGGTGDSINLRNARRAASAGRYVEAVREYQALFDGKAPPDHLALEYYQALAGTPQGWDGARDGLRRLAAAQPNNSAAALALAQVLTYREPSRREGIAQLGAMSKRPDVGGPARAAWRQALLWLNAGNADAPLYQAFLAANPNDAEVAAKATKLGEQRAAQAGDPAGEQLGEAFKALNAGNLAVAEQRFTQVLRARPRDTDALGGLGSVRLRQQRFGEAQELLRPAAAGNGKWRSALDSARYWLQLQQAQAARGRGDSDEALRLTQQSLKLQPNEATGYVLLGDLQSATDAAAAERSYRQALALSADNAGALQGLIGLYSRQGRADEASALFARLSPAQREKAGGEATLRSNVQRARAKQALEAGDTVSAQSELEAAMVERPGDPWVRLDLARLYQQAGRPDQARSVMDGLLAVHGDMPEALYANALLAQERGDWASAYASLERIPSAARTAEMSALRNTAWVEQQAAQARLLQQQGRAGEAQLLLARTEAALGGALEQPALLASMAGAYADIGSNQRALTLAQRLVAQNPGTEARLQYASVLLRAQQDAELAATLRQLRDTDMNAEQQRRYQALRSGYTLRQVDALRELGNLEAAYDALAPLLAQQNQDPKAVAALARLYAAAGDQRQALVLYQQQLQQSPNDLDTLIAAANTAAALRDLDSAEDYLQRALAQAPDSPAVLSAAGRVYRSAGKSRKAESYFRAALAAQAREAGQHDNGLPAANGPASFAGAGRPLNPFAGMSGRMPRSPAVISDSLGGGYPAPAYASAAQAPLPAAPAASAYAGGDDLPPPASASAAPAGVQLAALPVPGQRAPAASLAPSYYPDDRVVATGSARQAQALATPARTGTVLDELREVQSENSDSLAAGATYRARDGEAGLGKLNDLEVPLHGEFAVGEGKLSVDVTPTLLDAGTLDNAYSTASRFGAGPSAAMGDALAADRTPIDDLIGSDLYQLLLTEGDTTATRNALRTYAVNTGLYNELYNDTDASLTNAQREAAALQALYAEPLSVFLLGNVAADVSISTLASAILDDASRSADLSAADITRFKALAANTTAASLTPAGFSQALYTMAANGNGARRLDQNTNGVGVSVKYKNGGFAADLGSTPIGFPEQRIVGGAGYRGQIGENLSYSGQVFRRAVSDSMLSFAGVDDGRAGLRWGGVTSNGVRLSATLDNGLLGGYANLTADRVIGHNVADNDHRQVDLGVYVHALETENQSLTAGLNLTAMQYDKNLSGYTYGQGGYFSPQDYVDLGFPVHWSGRSSGRKVNWSVDASVGVQHFRSDDSNYFPTSAQMQQDAYDAASLAALLGLVDTYTAPVYAGQSKTGVSYNIAGAAEWQLAPQLFLGGRLIFNNARDYNQFSTNLYVRFVLDRLGAGLGRRPQVLASPYVGE, encoded by the coding sequence ATGTTCCGCATGAACCTCAAGCCTCTGTACCTGGCCGGCATGATCGACCTGTGCCTGCTCGCCGGCAACGCGCACGCGCAGGCCGGCAACGCCACCCAGCAACTGGTCAGCCAGGGCAACTACTGGCACGACCAGGGCCGCGACGACCTGGCCGCCGATACCTGGCGCAAGCTGCTGCGGGTCGATCCGAACCAGCCCGACGCGCTGCTCGGCCTGGCCCAGATCGACCTGGCGCAAGGCCGCCAGGGCGAGGCGCGCAAGCGCCTGCAGCAGTTGCAGAAGGTGCATCCGCAGGCGCCGCAGACGCAGCGCCTGAGCCAGGCGATCGGCGGCACCGGCGACAGCATCAACCTGCGCAATGCGCGCCGCGCCGCCTCGGCCGGCCGCTACGTGGAGGCGGTGCGCGAGTACCAGGCGCTGTTCGACGGCAAGGCGCCGCCGGACCACCTGGCGCTGGAGTACTACCAGGCCCTGGCCGGCACCCCGCAGGGCTGGGACGGCGCCCGCGACGGCCTGCGCCGCCTGGCCGCGGCGCAGCCCAACAACAGCGCCGCGGCGCTGGCGCTGGCGCAGGTGCTGACCTACCGCGAGCCGTCGCGGCGCGAGGGCATCGCCCAGCTCGGTGCGATGAGCAAGCGTCCCGACGTCGGCGGCCCGGCCCGCGCCGCGTGGCGCCAGGCGCTGCTGTGGCTCAATGCCGGCAATGCCGACGCGCCGCTGTACCAGGCGTTCCTGGCGGCCAATCCGAACGATGCCGAGGTCGCCGCCAAGGCCACCAAGCTGGGCGAGCAGCGCGCGGCGCAGGCCGGCGATCCGGCCGGCGAACAGCTCGGCGAGGCGTTCAAGGCGCTCAACGCCGGCAACCTCGCCGTGGCCGAACAGCGCTTCACCCAGGTGCTGCGCGCGCGTCCGCGCGACACCGACGCGCTTGGCGGCCTGGGCTCGGTGCGTCTGCGCCAGCAACGCTTCGGCGAGGCGCAGGAACTGCTGCGCCCGGCCGCGGCCGGCAATGGCAAATGGCGGTCGGCGCTGGACAGCGCCCGCTACTGGCTGCAACTGCAGCAGGCGCAGGCCGCGCGCGGCCGCGGCGACAGCGACGAAGCGCTGCGCCTGACCCAGCAGTCGCTCAAATTGCAGCCCAACGAAGCCACCGGCTACGTACTGCTCGGCGACCTGCAGTCGGCCACCGATGCGGCCGCGGCCGAGCGCAGCTATCGGCAGGCGCTGGCGCTGAGCGCCGACAACGCCGGCGCGCTGCAGGGCCTGATCGGCCTGTACAGCCGCCAGGGCCGCGCCGACGAGGCCAGCGCCCTGTTCGCCAGACTCAGCCCGGCGCAGCGCGAAAAGGCCGGCGGTGAAGCCACGCTGCGCTCCAACGTGCAGCGCGCGCGCGCCAAGCAGGCGCTGGAGGCCGGCGACACGGTCTCGGCGCAGAGCGAACTGGAAGCGGCGATGGTCGAGCGCCCCGGCGATCCATGGGTGCGGCTGGACCTGGCGCGGCTGTACCAGCAGGCCGGTCGCCCGGACCAGGCGCGCAGCGTGATGGACGGCCTGCTCGCGGTGCACGGCGACATGCCCGAGGCGCTGTACGCCAATGCGCTGCTGGCGCAGGAACGCGGCGACTGGGCCAGCGCCTACGCCAGCCTGGAGCGCATCCCCAGCGCGGCGCGGACCGCGGAAATGAGCGCGCTGCGCAACACCGCCTGGGTCGAGCAGCAGGCCGCGCAGGCGCGGCTGTTGCAACAGCAGGGCCGCGCCGGCGAGGCGCAGCTGCTGCTGGCGCGCACCGAGGCCGCGCTCGGCGGCGCGCTGGAACAGCCGGCGCTGCTGGCGTCGATGGCCGGCGCCTACGCCGACATCGGCAGCAACCAGCGCGCGCTGACCCTGGCGCAGCGCCTGGTCGCGCAGAACCCGGGTACCGAGGCGCGATTGCAGTACGCCAGCGTGCTGCTGCGCGCGCAGCAGGACGCCGAACTGGCGGCGACCTTGCGCCAGTTGCGCGACACCGACATGAACGCCGAGCAGCAGCGCCGCTACCAGGCCCTGCGCAGCGGCTACACGCTGCGCCAGGTGGACGCGCTGCGCGAACTGGGCAACCTGGAAGCGGCCTACGACGCGCTGGCGCCGCTGCTGGCGCAGCAGAACCAGGATCCCAAGGCGGTGGCCGCGCTGGCGCGGCTGTACGCCGCCGCCGGCGACCAGCGCCAGGCGCTGGTGCTGTACCAGCAGCAGCTGCAGCAATCGCCCAACGACCTGGACACGCTGATCGCCGCGGCCAACACCGCCGCCGCGCTGCGCGACCTCGACAGCGCCGAGGACTATCTGCAGCGCGCGCTGGCGCAGGCGCCGGACTCGCCGGCGGTGCTGAGCGCGGCCGGCCGCGTGTACCGCAGCGCCGGCAAGAGCCGCAAGGCCGAAAGCTATTTCCGCGCCGCGCTGGCGGCGCAGGCGCGCGAGGCCGGCCAGCACGACAACGGCCTGCCGGCGGCCAACGGTCCGGCGTCGTTCGCCGGCGCCGGGCGCCCGCTGAACCCGTTCGCCGGCATGAGCGGACGCATGCCGCGCAGCCCGGCGGTGATCTCCGACAGCCTCGGCGGCGGCTACCCGGCGCCGGCCTACGCCAGCGCCGCACAGGCGCCGCTGCCGGCAGCGCCGGCGGCGAGCGCCTATGCCGGCGGCGACGACCTGCCGCCGCCGGCCAGCGCCAGCGCCGCTCCCGCCGGCGTGCAGCTGGCGGCGCTGCCGGTGCCGGGCCAGCGTGCGCCGGCCGCCAGCCTGGCCCCGTCCTACTATCCCGACGACCGCGTGGTCGCCACCGGCAGCGCACGCCAGGCGCAGGCGCTGGCCACGCCGGCGCGGACCGGCACCGTGCTCGACGAACTGCGCGAAGTGCAATCGGAGAACAGCGACAGCCTGGCCGCCGGCGCCACCTACCGCGCCCGCGACGGCGAGGCCGGGCTGGGCAAGTTGAACGACCTGGAAGTGCCGCTGCACGGCGAGTTCGCGGTCGGCGAGGGCAAGCTCAGCGTCGATGTCACCCCGACCCTGCTCGATGCCGGCACGCTGGACAACGCCTATTCCACCGCCAGCCGCTTCGGCGCCGGCCCGAGCGCTGCGATGGGCGACGCCCTGGCCGCCGATCGCACGCCGATCGATGACCTGATCGGCAGCGACCTGTACCAGCTGCTGCTCACCGAAGGCGACACCACCGCCACCCGCAACGCGCTGCGTACCTACGCGGTGAACACCGGCCTGTACAACGAGCTGTACAACGACACCGACGCCAGCCTGACCAACGCGCAGCGCGAGGCGGCGGCGCTGCAGGCGCTGTATGCCGAACCGCTGTCGGTGTTCCTGCTCGGCAACGTCGCCGCCGACGTCTCGATCAGCACCCTGGCCAGCGCCATCCTCGACGACGCCTCGCGCAGCGCCGACCTCAGCGCCGCCGACATCACCCGCTTCAAGGCGCTGGCCGCCAACACCACCGCGGCCAGCCTGACCCCGGCCGGCTTCAGCCAGGCGCTGTACACGATGGCCGCCAACGGCAACGGCGCGCGGCGCCTGGACCAGAACACCAATGGCGTCGGCGTGTCGGTGAAGTACAAGAACGGCGGCTTCGCGGCCGACCTGGGCAGCACCCCGATCGGCTTCCCCGAGCAGCGCATCGTCGGCGGCGCCGGCTACCGCGGCCAGATCGGCGAGAACCTGAGCTACTCGGGCCAGGTGTTCCGGCGCGCGGTCAGCGACAGCATGCTGTCCTTCGCCGGCGTCGACGACGGCCGCGCCGGGCTGCGCTGGGGCGGCGTGACCAGCAACGGCGTGCGCCTGTCGGCCACGCTCGACAACGGCCTGCTCGGCGGCTACGCCAACCTCACCGCCGACCGCGTGATCGGCCACAACGTCGCCGACAACGACCACCGCCAGGTGGACCTGGGCGTGTACGTGCACGCGCTGGAGACCGAGAACCAGTCGCTGACCGCCGGCCTCAACCTGACCGCGATGCAGTACGACAAGAACCTCAGCGGCTACACCTACGGCCAGGGCGGCTACTTCAGCCCGCAGGACTACGTCGATCTCGGCTTCCCGGTGCACTGGAGCGGGCGCTCGTCCGGGCGCAAGGTCAACTGGAGCGTGGACGCCAGCGTCGGCGTGCAGCATTTCCGCAGCGACGACAGCAACTACTTCCCGACCAGCGCGCAGATGCAGCAGGACGCCTACGACGCGGCATCGCTGGCCGCGCTGCTGGGCCTGGTGGACACCTACACCGCGCCGGTCTACGCCGGGCAGAGCAAGACCGGCGTGTCCT
- the bcsZ gene encoding cellulose synthase complex periplasmic endoglucanase BcsZ yields MTPHARQRRCLLGGVLAAGAAALLPSPPAVAAAAACAPWREWTSFVAKHIDDSGRVIDFSNADQRSTSEGQSYALFFALVANDQVLFDRLLGWTRHNLSGGRPQQVLPAWLWGRAGDGSWRVLDDNTASDADLWIAYALLEAGRLWKRPGYTQAGMQTLALVRRQELADLPGFGGMLLPAVKGFAKPQRWTLNPSYLPIQLLRRFAAADPKGPWAGLAQRSARLLRDSAPVGFAPDWIGWDGRAFVADPDKGPLGSYDAVRVYLWAGMLDAGEPLRKALLEDLSGPLQQLQAQGHFSEKVDTRLGVGSGTAPPGFAAALLPYLSALRQPLLLKAQAQQIPAPGDAAAAKLPYYDRVLVLFGRGWLDNRYRFSADGLLQPAWRTQCSA; encoded by the coding sequence ATGACCCCGCACGCGCGCCAGCGCCGCTGCCTGCTCGGCGGCGTGCTCGCCGCGGGCGCCGCGGCGCTGCTGCCGTCGCCGCCGGCCGTGGCCGCGGCGGCCGCCTGCGCGCCGTGGCGCGAATGGACCAGCTTCGTCGCCAAGCACATCGACGACAGCGGGCGGGTGATCGACTTCAGCAACGCCGACCAGCGCAGCACCTCCGAAGGCCAGTCCTACGCGCTGTTCTTCGCGCTGGTCGCCAACGACCAGGTGCTGTTCGACCGGCTGCTCGGCTGGACCCGGCACAACCTCAGCGGCGGCCGTCCGCAGCAGGTGCTGCCGGCCTGGCTGTGGGGCCGCGCCGGCGATGGCAGTTGGCGCGTGCTCGACGACAACACCGCCAGCGATGCCGACCTGTGGATCGCCTATGCGCTGCTGGAGGCCGGGCGGCTGTGGAAGCGGCCCGGCTACACCCAGGCCGGCATGCAGACGCTGGCGCTGGTGCGGCGCCAGGAACTGGCCGACCTGCCCGGCTTCGGCGGCATGCTGCTGCCGGCAGTGAAGGGCTTCGCCAAGCCGCAGCGCTGGACGCTCAACCCCAGCTACCTGCCGATCCAGCTGCTGCGCCGTTTCGCCGCGGCCGATCCGAAAGGACCGTGGGCCGGACTGGCGCAGCGCAGTGCGCGCCTGCTGCGCGACAGCGCGCCGGTCGGCTTCGCCCCGGACTGGATCGGCTGGGACGGCCGCGCGTTCGTGGCCGATCCGGACAAGGGCCCGCTGGGCAGCTACGACGCGGTCCGCGTATACCTGTGGGCCGGCATGCTCGATGCCGGCGAACCGCTGCGCAAGGCACTGCTCGAGGACCTGTCCGGTCCGCTGCAGCAATTGCAGGCGCAGGGCCACTTCAGCGAGAAGGTCGACACCCGCCTGGGCGTCGGCAGCGGCACCGCGCCGCCCGGCTTCGCCGCCGCGCTGCTGCCGTACCTGAGCGCGCTGCGCCAGCCGCTGCTGCTGAAGGCGCAGGCGCAACAGATTCCCGCGCCCGGCGATGCCGCCGCGGCGAAGCTTCCCTATTACGATCGGGTGCTGGTCCTGTTCGGACGCGGCTGGCTCGATAACCGCTATCGCTTTTCCGCAGACGGCCTGCTGCAGCCCGCCTGGAGAACCCAATGTTCCGCATGA
- the bcsB gene encoding cellulose biosynthesis cyclic di-GMP-binding regulatory protein BcsB, with protein MRLPALAACCLTILSGLALAQEPTLPAAPTAPPATGAAAVPAPAAPVLGVQERSATLKQLGMDYEITLRGIQGSAGVSFSARTDEVVEAATLHLSYSYSPALLPELSHLKVTVNGVTVATLPVTRENAGKLQQTDVPIDPRLVSDYNQLNLQLIGHYTRECEDPDHTSLWANIDPATRLSLSTTPLVLANDLALLPVPFYDKRDTRRLELPFVFPQRPDLATLRSAGIVSSWFGAQAGYRGALFSVSIGDVPATGNAVLFATPNTLPAELATAQNGLGEIAGPTLAVLSNPRDPAGKLLLVLGRNDADLQQAATALALGTPFNGAVARIGELKQAQPRKPYDAPNWISSDGPVRFADLVAQTSQLNVSGYHPDLIRVGLQLPPDLFVWQRDGIPVNLRYRYTVPDVRNKSALNVSINDAFVTTLPLSGRAYAESLPLQWWHDLKAKGAMPVEQKLLLPTGPFSANSQLRFHFFFDRPQAGECKNTFPDVSGAIDADSSVDLSSFHHYMAMPNLAAFGNAGYPFTRLADLSESTIVVPDEASDQDMSNLLTLLGKLGASTGYPALRATLIHAGEVDQHADSDLLVFGSSRSQPLFQRWSEHLPIGEGASGRRFSMTDWARDKLPGFLSFDARRTDLPTTAEVAVKPAPGDVVLMGFESPLKPGRSVVALLAEDPSSVGQLFDAWFEPATLKDFQGSVVLLQQGKIRSLAGNQTYYVGHLPLPTWARWYFSQHPLLLGLVVVVLSLLLALAARVVLRRHSAQRLREGQ; from the coding sequence ATGCGCCTACCTGCCTTGGCTGCGTGCTGCCTCACCATCCTGTCCGGCCTGGCGCTGGCGCAGGAACCGACTCTCCCCGCCGCGCCGACCGCGCCGCCCGCCACCGGCGCGGCCGCGGTGCCAGCGCCGGCGGCCCCCGTGCTGGGCGTGCAGGAGCGTTCGGCGACGCTGAAGCAGCTGGGCATGGACTACGAGATCACCCTGCGCGGCATCCAGGGCAGCGCAGGCGTGTCGTTCAGCGCGCGCACCGACGAAGTGGTCGAGGCGGCGACGCTGCACCTGAGCTACAGCTACTCGCCGGCGCTGCTGCCGGAGCTGTCGCACCTGAAGGTCACCGTCAACGGCGTCACCGTGGCGACCCTGCCGGTGACCCGCGAGAACGCCGGCAAGCTGCAGCAGACCGACGTGCCGATCGACCCGCGCCTGGTCAGCGACTACAACCAGCTCAACCTGCAACTGATCGGGCACTACACCCGCGAGTGCGAGGACCCGGACCACACCAGCCTGTGGGCCAACATCGACCCGGCCACGCGGCTGTCCCTGAGCACCACGCCGCTGGTGCTGGCCAACGACCTGGCGCTGCTGCCGGTGCCGTTCTACGACAAGCGCGATACGCGCCGGCTGGAACTGCCGTTCGTGTTCCCGCAGCGCCCGGACCTGGCCACGCTGCGCAGCGCCGGCATCGTGTCCTCGTGGTTCGGCGCGCAGGCCGGTTACCGCGGCGCGCTGTTCAGCGTCTCCATCGGCGACGTGCCGGCCACCGGCAACGCGGTGCTGTTCGCCACGCCGAACACGCTGCCGGCGGAACTGGCCACCGCGCAGAACGGCCTGGGCGAGATTGCCGGCCCGACCCTGGCGGTGCTGTCCAACCCGCGCGATCCGGCCGGCAAGCTGCTGCTGGTGCTCGGCCGCAACGACGCCGACCTGCAGCAGGCGGCGACCGCGCTGGCGCTGGGCACGCCGTTCAACGGCGCCGTGGCCAGGATCGGCGAACTGAAGCAGGCGCAGCCGCGCAAGCCCTACGACGCGCCGAACTGGATCTCCAGCGACGGCCCGGTACGCTTCGCCGACCTGGTCGCGCAGACCTCGCAGTTGAACGTCAGCGGCTACCACCCGGACCTGATCCGGGTCGGCCTGCAGCTGCCGCCGGACCTGTTCGTGTGGCAGCGCGACGGCATCCCGGTCAACCTGCGCTACCGCTACACGGTGCCGGACGTGCGCAACAAGTCCGCGCTCAACGTCAGCATCAACGATGCCTTCGTCACCACCCTGCCGCTGAGCGGGCGTGCGTACGCCGAATCGCTGCCGCTGCAGTGGTGGCACGACCTCAAGGCCAAGGGCGCGATGCCGGTGGAGCAGAAGCTGCTGCTGCCGACCGGCCCGTTCTCGGCCAACAGCCAGCTGCGCTTCCACTTCTTCTTCGACCGCCCGCAGGCCGGCGAATGCAAGAACACCTTCCCCGACGTGTCCGGCGCGATCGACGCCGACTCGAGCGTGGACCTGAGTTCGTTCCACCACTACATGGCGATGCCGAACCTGGCCGCGTTCGGCAATGCCGGCTATCCGTTCACGCGCCTGGCCGACCTGTCCGAATCCACCATCGTGGTGCCGGACGAGGCCAGCGACCAGGACATGTCCAACCTGCTGACCCTGCTCGGCAAGCTCGGCGCGTCCACCGGCTATCCGGCGCTGCGCGCCACGCTGATCCATGCCGGCGAGGTGGACCAGCACGCCGACAGCGACCTGCTGGTGTTCGGTTCCTCGCGCTCGCAGCCGCTGTTCCAGCGCTGGAGCGAGCACCTGCCGATCGGCGAGGGCGCCAGCGGCCGGCGTTTCTCGATGACCGACTGGGCGCGCGACAAGCTGCCCGGTTTCCTGTCCTTCGACGCGCGCCGCACCGACCTGCCGACCACTGCCGAAGTGGCGGTGAAGCCGGCCCCGGGCGACGTGGTGCTGATGGGCTTCGAGTCGCCGCTCAAGCCCGGGCGCAGCGTGGTCGCGCTGCTGGCCGAGGACCCGTCCAGCGTCGGCCAGCTGTTCGACGCCTGGTTCGAGCCGGCCACGCTGAAGGATTTCCAGGGCAGCGTGGTGTTGCTGCAGCAGGGCAAGATCCGCAGCCTGGCCGGCAACCAGACCTATTACGTCGGCCACCTGCCGCTGCCGACCTGGGCGCGCTGGTACTTCTCGCAGCATCCGTTGCTGCTCGGCCTGGTGGTGGTGGTGCTGAGCCTGCTGCTGGCGCTGGCCGCGCGCGTGGTGCTGCGCCGGCATTCGGCGCAACGGTTGCGGGAAGGGCAATGA
- the bcsA gene encoding UDP-forming cellulose synthase catalytic subunit, with the protein MSAASASRTGQPMHTLATWSLWALGALLLVFVVAIPMDVPQQMLFSLVVFAAALLLRRSGSRLAVLVMMSLSLAMSSRYIWWRITQTMGVSSVVDLSLGLGLLLAEVYAFTILVLGYFQVLWPLNRRPVPLPADQGAWPTVDLFIPTYNEPLSVVRSTILAASVMDWPADKLNIYLLDDGRRDEFRDFCAQAGIHYVTRTNNFHAKAGNINAALKKSSGEYVAIFDCDHIPTRSFLQVAMGWFLRDRMLAVVQMPHYFFSADPFERNLGNHGKVPNEGELFYGLLQDGNDQWDATFFCGSCAVIKRKPLEEVGGVAVETVTEDAHTALKLHRRGYRSAYITVPQAAGLATESLSGHVAQRIRWARGMAQIARLDNPLLGKGLRLSQRLCYANAMLHFFYGLPRIIYLTAPLAYLFFGAHVIHASALMILAYALPHIMQANLTNLRTQGKFRHLLWNEVYETTLAWYILRPTLVALFNPKLGKFNVTPKGGLVTRSYFDRQIAKPYLFLLVLNLAGLAAGAMRLIYTDATGEAQTIWFNLAWTVYNVLLLGATIATASEMRQVRRSHRVPLDIPATLYLPDGQELACRSVNFSTGGMALNLVETAPVEPDTLVDVGLSHRNSEKRLPAIVRHDRDGHISVQFRAMSIEQERWLVACTFARADIWVSQWGRHDRDNFWKSMGQVFAASMRGFQRLGQHVGDSVRGGFRSRPAGEESAP; encoded by the coding sequence ATGAGCGCTGCGTCCGCATCGCGTACCGGTCAACCCATGCACACACTGGCCACCTGGTCGCTGTGGGCGCTGGGCGCCTTGTTGTTGGTGTTCGTGGTCGCCATTCCGATGGACGTGCCGCAGCAGATGCTGTTCTCGCTGGTGGTGTTCGCCGCGGCGCTGCTGCTGCGCCGCAGCGGCAGCCGGCTCGCCGTGCTGGTGATGATGTCGCTGTCGCTGGCGATGTCCTCGCGCTACATCTGGTGGCGCATCACCCAGACCATGGGCGTGAGCAGCGTGGTCGATCTCAGTCTCGGCCTGGGCCTGCTGCTGGCCGAGGTGTATGCCTTCACGATCCTGGTGCTGGGCTATTTCCAGGTGCTGTGGCCGCTGAACCGGCGCCCGGTGCCGCTGCCCGCCGACCAAGGCGCGTGGCCGACGGTGGACCTGTTCATCCCCACCTACAACGAACCGCTGTCGGTGGTGCGCTCCACCATCCTGGCCGCCAGCGTGATGGACTGGCCGGCGGACAAGCTCAACATCTATCTGCTCGACGACGGCCGCCGCGACGAGTTCCGCGACTTCTGCGCGCAGGCCGGCATCCACTACGTCACCCGCACCAACAACTTCCACGCCAAGGCCGGCAACATCAATGCCGCGCTGAAGAAATCCAGCGGCGAATACGTGGCGATCTTCGACTGCGACCACATCCCGACCCGCTCGTTCCTGCAGGTGGCGATGGGCTGGTTCCTGCGCGACCGCATGCTGGCGGTGGTGCAGATGCCGCACTACTTCTTCTCCGCCGATCCGTTCGAGCGCAACCTCGGCAACCACGGCAAGGTGCCCAACGAGGGCGAGCTGTTCTACGGCCTGCTGCAGGACGGCAACGACCAGTGGGACGCGACCTTCTTCTGCGGCTCGTGCGCGGTGATCAAGCGCAAGCCGCTGGAGGAAGTGGGCGGGGTGGCGGTGGAGACGGTGACCGAGGATGCGCACACCGCGCTGAAGCTGCACCGGCGCGGCTACCGCAGCGCCTACATCACCGTGCCGCAGGCCGCCGGCCTGGCCACCGAGAGCCTGTCCGGCCACGTCGCCCAGCGCATCCGCTGGGCGCGCGGCATGGCGCAGATCGCGCGGCTGGACAACCCGCTGCTCGGCAAGGGCCTGCGCCTGTCGCAGCGGCTGTGCTACGCCAACGCGATGCTGCACTTCTTCTACGGGCTGCCGCGCATCATCTACCTGACCGCGCCGCTGGCCTACCTGTTCTTCGGCGCGCACGTGATCCACGCCTCGGCGCTGATGATCCTGGCCTACGCGCTGCCGCACATCATGCAGGCCAACCTGACCAACCTGCGTACCCAGGGCAAGTTCCGCCACCTGCTGTGGAACGAGGTCTACGAGACCACGCTGGCCTGGTACATCCTGCGTCCGACCCTGGTGGCGCTGTTCAATCCCAAGCTCGGCAAGTTCAACGTCACCCCCAAGGGCGGCCTGGTCACGCGCAGCTATTTCGACCGGCAGATCGCCAAGCCCTACCTGTTCCTGCTGGTGCTGAACCTGGCCGGCCTGGCTGCGGGGGCGATGCGCCTGATCTACACCGATGCCACCGGCGAAGCGCAGACGATCTGGTTCAACCTGGCCTGGACCGTCTACAACGTGCTGCTGCTCGGCGCCACCATCGCCACCGCCAGCGAGATGCGCCAGGTGCGCCGCTCGCACCGCGTGCCGCTGGACATCCCGGCCACGCTGTACCTGCCCGACGGCCAGGAACTGGCCTGCCGCAGCGTCAACTTCTCCACCGGCGGCATGGCCCTGAACCTGGTCGAGACGGCGCCGGTGGAGCCGGACACGCTGGTCGACGTGGGCCTGTCGCATCGCAACAGCGAAAAGCGCCTGCCGGCGATCGTGCGCCACGACCGCGACGGACACATCAGCGTGCAGTTCCGCGCCATGTCGATCGAACAGGAGCGCTGGCTGGTCGCCTGCACCTTCGCCCGCGCCGACATCTGGGTGTCGCAGTGGGGCCGCCACGACCGCGACAACTTCTGGAAATCGATGGGCCAGGTGTTCGCCGCGAGCATGCGCGGCTTCCAGCGCCTGGGCCAGCATGTCGGCGACAGCGTGCGCGGCGGCTTCCGTTCGCGTCCGGCCGGCGAGGAATCCGCGCCGTGA
- the bcsD gene encoding cellulose biosynthesis protein BcsD, giving the protein MSSPELHTHFRTQACSRQWRGFLRALAQEFAAELAAEDMALLMARIGRRFADEHPIGACATLDEVQAGVNRVWDRLEWGYARFEEQADRVDLHHVGSPLQIALAGETAGADGFLEGVYHAWFEQAGMLAGLGIRAVPAVEEDVRRFVLCRVA; this is encoded by the coding sequence ATGAGCTCTCCCGAGCTACACACGCATTTCCGCACCCAGGCCTGTTCGCGGCAGTGGCGCGGCTTTCTGCGGGCGTTGGCCCAGGAGTTCGCGGCGGAGCTGGCGGCGGAGGACATGGCGCTGCTGATGGCGCGGATCGGCCGCCGTTTCGCCGACGAGCACCCGATCGGGGCCTGCGCGACGCTGGACGAGGTGCAGGCCGGGGTCAACCGCGTGTGGGACAGGTTGGAGTGGGGCTATGCGCGTTTCGAGGAGCAGGCCGACCGGGTCGACCTGCACCACGTCGGCTCGCCGTTGCAGATCGCCCTGGCCGGGGAGACGGCCGGAGCGGATGGATTCCTGGAAGGGGTGTACCACGCCTGGTTCGAGCAGGCCGGCATGTTGGCGGGTCTGGGGATCCGCGCGGTGCCGGCCGTCGAGGAAGACGTCCGCCGTTTCGTGCTGTGCCGGGTCGCCTGA